The DNA region TATTTGTGTTTTCATTTTCTTCTTTACAAGAAAATCCAACTAACAAAACCAACAAAAAAAGTAAAAATCTCATCATTTTTATGTCTAGATTTCGCATCAAATACGCAATGTACCTTTTACCATTCTATCCTTTCCAAAAAGATCTTGCTTTAACTGAATGTCTTTAAAGCCAAATTCTTCTAAAAGCGACATCATTTCTTTTCCAAGATATTCATTTATTTCAAAATACAATTCGCCATTTGGATTTAAATTTTTAGTCGCAAATTGCGTAATTGCTCTGTAAAATATTAGCGGATTTTCATCATCGACAAACAAAGCCAAATGTGGCTCGTGATTAAGCACATTGTCTTGCATTTGCTGTTTTTCTAATTGTCTAACGTATGGCGGATTGGAAACGATAATATCAAATTTGTTTGCTGAATCTAGTTCAGAATCACAGATTTTTAATATATCGTTTTCAATAAAATTAATGTCTACTTGGTTTAATTCTGCGTTTTTGTTTGCTATTTCTAACGCTTTCGCAGAAACATCTATCGCAGACACATTAGCATTTGGTAACTGTTTTGCTAGGCTAATAGCAATACAACCTGTTCCTGTACCAATATCTAAAATATTAAATTGGTTATTACCTTCAAAATTCTCAAGTTGACTGTTAGCATTAGTATTAGATAAAATTAATTCAACCAATTCTTCAGTTTCTGGTCTTGGAATTAATGTGTTTTCATTAACATAAAATGGCAAACCATAAAATTCAGTTTGCCCAATAATATATTGTATGGGCTCATGATTTTTTAAAGCTTCTAAAGCACTTTCATACTTTAAAACACAATCATTTTCAATAGTCAACTCTGTGTTTAAAGCTAAATCAAGTCGCTTAATAGCATTGTAGTATTCAGTTAGCATAAAGAAAAAAGTTTGCACTTCTTCTTTACCGTAAATGGCGTCTAAATGCTCATGAAATTTATATTTTAGATCTTTTAATTTCATCAAACTATTATAAATCTTTCAACATCCAAATACCACAATTAAAATGACCGGTATCACCTAAAGGTCCATCTAAAAACTTAAAACCATTGGTTTCGTAAATATGTATCGCTTCTTTAAGCTCTGGAATAGTTTCTAAATACGCGTTTTTAAATCCATAAGATTTAGCAGTTTCTAGGCATTTTAAAAATAGTTTTTTGCCGTAACCTTTTCCGCGTAAGCGATTAGAAAAATACATTTTTTGGATTTCGCAAACTTCGTTTTGGACATTGTTAAGTGGTTTTAATCCGCCGCCACCTTCAACTTTTCCATCTACAGTAACCACAAAATACACTTCTTTATCGCCTGCGTAAGATTCAAACATTTTTGGCGTTTCGGCATCTGCGTAAGCTGTACCTACTAAAGGCAAGTTGTACTCTATAAAAACTTCACGAATTACAGCTTCCATTTGCTTATTATCTTCTGGTTGGATTTCTCTTATTTCAATAGTCGAATTACTCACTTTAAAATGCTATTTTTACACAAATTTTTAGAGGTTGAAGATACAACAAACCTAATCACAGAGCAATGAAGAAAGTGTTATTCTTATTAACAATATTGACTTGTTTTTTTAACTGTACGGTTAACGAAACACCAGAATTTATTGGTGTTAATACTATTGAAGTTGAAGATTCTAATTCTAAGTTTATTACGCTTAAAGCGGAAGCAGAATTTTTAAATCCTAACGATATTGGTGGAACTTTAAAAACCGATGACCTTAAGGTGATTATTAATAACAACGAAATCTCGTCTGTTACTACCGAAAGTTTTGACGTGCCTGCAAAAGATAAATTCACCATTCCTTTACGTGCAAAAATTCCAACAGATAGTTTATTTAGTGATAAAAACTTAAGCAGCATTTTAGGTAGCTTATTAACTAAAAATATGAAAGTACAGTACGTTGGTGATATTGATTATAAAATCATGGGATTTTCGCACAAATACCACATAGATGTTATTGATAACGTAAAAATCAAACTATAATTTGAACGATCAATTTTACATACAACGCGCTTTACAAGTTGCCAAAAACGGATTAGGAACAACGCGTCCAAACCCAATGGTTGGCTGCGTTATTGTGGTTGATGACAAAATTATTGCCGAAGGTTTTACTAGCGCATATGGCGGTAATCACGCCGAAGTCAATGCCATTAATAAAGTAGCCGATAAGAATTTGCTAAAAAAATCAACGCTTTATGTAACCTTAGAACCTTGCAGCCATTACGGAAAAACGCCACCTTGTAGCGATTTAATTATTCATCATAAAATCCCAAATGTTGTAATTGGTTGTGTAGATGATAATCCTGAAGTTGCTGGAAAAGGCATAAAAAAATTAATGGAAGCTGGTTGCAAAGTTAGAGTTGGTATTTGTGAAGAAGATTGCAAAGCGCATCACAAGCGTTTTTTTACGTTTCATAATAAAAAACGACCTTATATTATTTTAAAATGGGCAGAAACCGAAGACGGTTTTATCGCTCCAAATCAAAGGGATAAACAAGCACCAGTTTGGATTACCAATACATTTTCTAGGCAATTAGTGCACAAATGGCGTGCCGAAGAACAAGCGATTTTAGTAGGCACAAATACAGTTTTACAAGATAATCCTACTTTAACGGTAAGAGATTGGACTGGCAAAAATCCAACACGAATTGTATTAGATAAAAGCGAAAGTTTGGATCAAACTTTTTCAGTTTTTAATGCTGAAGCTAAAACTTTAACCTTTAAAGACACAACTGCAAAAGCTATTTGCGACCAATTATTTAAAGCTGAAATAAATTCGGTAATTATTGAAGGTGGCGCAAAAACATTACAACTGTT from Mesoflavibacter profundi includes:
- the prmC gene encoding peptide chain release factor N(5)-glutamine methyltransferase, producing MKLKDLKYKFHEHLDAIYGKEEVQTFFFMLTEYYNAIKRLDLALNTELTIENDCVLKYESALEALKNHEPIQYIIGQTEFYGLPFYVNENTLIPRPETEELVELILSNTNANSQLENFEGNNQFNILDIGTGTGCIAISLAKQLPNANVSAIDVSAKALEIANKNAELNQVDINFIENDILKICDSELDSANKFDIIVSNPPYVRQLEKQQMQDNVLNHEPHLALFVDDENPLIFYRAITQFATKNLNPNGELYFEINEYLGKEMMSLLEEFGFKDIQLKQDLFGKDRMVKGTLRI
- a CDS encoding GNAT family N-acetyltransferase encodes the protein MSNSTIEIREIQPEDNKQMEAVIREVFIEYNLPLVGTAYADAETPKMFESYAGDKEVYFVVTVDGKVEGGGGLKPLNNVQNEVCEIQKMYFSNRLRGKGYGKKLFLKCLETAKSYGFKNAYLETIPELKEAIHIYETNGFKFLDGPLGDTGHFNCGIWMLKDL
- a CDS encoding LEA type 2 family protein — translated: MKKVLFLLTILTCFFNCTVNETPEFIGVNTIEVEDSNSKFITLKAEAEFLNPNDIGGTLKTDDLKVIINNNEISSVTTESFDVPAKDKFTIPLRAKIPTDSLFSDKNLSSILGSLLTKNMKVQYVGDIDYKIMGFSHKYHIDVIDNVKIKL
- the ribD gene encoding bifunctional diaminohydroxyphosphoribosylaminopyrimidine deaminase/5-amino-6-(5-phosphoribosylamino)uracil reductase RibD; the protein is MNDQFYIQRALQVAKNGLGTTRPNPMVGCVIVVDDKIIAEGFTSAYGGNHAEVNAINKVADKNLLKKSTLYVTLEPCSHYGKTPPCSDLIIHHKIPNVVIGCVDDNPEVAGKGIKKLMEAGCKVRVGICEEDCKAHHKRFFTFHNKKRPYIILKWAETEDGFIAPNQRDKQAPVWITNTFSRQLVHKWRAEEQAILVGTNTVLQDNPTLTVRDWTGKNPTRIVLDKSESLDQTFSVFNAEAKTLTFKDTTAKAICDQLFKAEINSVIIEGGAKTLQLFIDENLWDEARVFKGKTTFKSGVKAPKFNRQRIETSHILDDTLSIYKNENN